From Anaerobacillus alkaliphilus, the proteins below share one genomic window:
- a CDS encoding phasin family protein, with protein MRNVLEKGLLLGIGLAVKSKEQIEMFVEDLVKKGEIKKEESNDLISELIQKGQQTQGQVDDMIKERMKIILNDLNLATKAEVDQLEKRVRQLEQQKQE; from the coding sequence GAAATGTTTTAGAAAAAGGATTGCTACTAGGAATAGGGTTGGCGGTTAAAAGCAAAGAACAAATTGAAATGTTTGTCGAGGATCTTGTAAAAAAGGGCGAAATAAAAAAAGAAGAGTCAAATGATCTGATAAGTGAACTTATTCAAAAAGGTCAACAAACGCAAGGTCAAGTAGATGACATGATTAAAGAGCGAATGAAAATAATCTTAAATGATCTTAATCTTGCGACAAAAGCGGAGGTTGACCAATTAGAAAAGCGTGTTAGGCAACTAGAACAACAAAAGCAAGAGTAG